In Thermodesulfobacteriota bacterium, the genomic stretch GAAAGTGGTCGAGCCTGAGCGCCTTCCCGCGGAAGAGCGGAGCGCTTCCGCGCTCGTCGATATCGCTCTGAGCGAACGGACCGACTACTCGCAGAGGCTCCTTGAGGAGAGGGCGGCGGGCGAGGGCATTACCATAGCCCGCGCGGGCTTCAAGCCGTCCTTGAGGCTCGAAGGGCTCCTCCTCTGGCGGGAGCAGGAGCCGGCGACGACCTTTTTCCAGGAGGATAGCGCGTCTGCGACCTTAAGGCTCACGTACCCGCTCTTCGAGGGCTTTCTCAGGAAGGCCGAGCTTTCAGAGGCGCGAAGCCGCCTCCGGGAGGCCGAGTTGAGGAGGCTCGGCCTCCGCCGCGATATCGAGGTCCAGATAGCCGAGTCGCTAAATAACATAAAGGCCATCGAGGCACTTACGGAGTCGTTCAGGCGGCAGCTCGCCTTTGCCGAGGAGGACTACAAGATGGTCTTCGAGCAGTTCAGGTTCGGGGTCGCGACGACGCTCGACGTCATCGATTCCGAGAATACGCTCGTAACCGCACAGAGCTCCCTCGCTAACGCCGTCTACGACCTTGAGCTCGCGAAGACGGACCTGCAATATCTGACCGGCACCCTTGTCGGGGAGCGCCACTAGCAGGGTGTTGAAGAACACCCCTTAGACAATCCGGGGAGGCTGGGGCCCTGCCCATAAATTTTTTCCGGGGGTTTTCGTTATGAGTTTCCGTTTAAGATTTTTCGTCATTACCGCGGCAATCGCGGTCTTTTCCCTGCAAGGCTGCTCAGGCAAGGAGGCCCCGAAAGGCCAGGCCCCGGACGGACCGCAAAAGAAGGCCGAGGCAGTAAAGATAAGCTCCGGCATGATAGAGGCCCGGACAATCGAAAGGACGGTCGAAGCCACCGGCACCCTCTCCGGGTGGGACGAAACAGTCGTATCGGCCGAGGCCCCGGGAAAGGTGGTAGAGATCAGGGCCGACCTGGGCGACCGCGTCAGGAAAGGCGATATACTCGCCATCCTCGACCGGACCGAGGCCGCCCTTATCCTCGACCAGGCCAGGGCTGCCCACGAGACGAGCCTGAAGGCCCTTCTGCGCGAGCAGGCAAGGCTCGAGGAGGCAAGGACCAATCACGGCAGGTACGAGGAGCTTTTCAAAAGGGAGATGGTCTCCGCCGCGCAGTACGACGATATGAGGACGCGCCTTGACGTGGCTTCCGCCCAGTTCCATCAGGCCGGGGCCGCCTCGGAGGAAGCGTCGGCGAGGCTCAGGCTTGCCGAGAAGAGGCTTGCCGACACCTCGATAAGGACGCCAATGGACGGGGAGGTCGCTAAACGCGCCATATCCGAGGGAGAGTACATAAACGACAAGGCCGAGGCATTTACGATAGTCTCCACAGGAACCCTCAAATTCAGGGGCACGGTTTCTGAGACGAGCGCCCCGATGGTAAAACCGGGCCAGACGGTAAGGGTATCCGTCGAGGCGTACAGGGACAGGGCCTTTAACGGCAAGGTAACGCGAGTGAGCCCGTCGGTTGACGCGAAGACGCGCACGCTCGAGGTCGAGGCCTCTCTTCCGAACCCCGGCGGCGAGCTTAAGCCGGGCTTTTTCGCCAGGGCCATCATCTCGACCGGCAGGGAATCCGGCGTGGCTTTCGCCCCAGAGGGGGCGGTCTACTCCTTTATCGGGGTAAACAAGGTCTTCCTGGTCGAGGACGGGAAGGCTTTGGAACGGACGGTAACCATAGGAACGGAGGACAACGGGATGGTGGAGATAAAAGGGCAGGATATCGCCCCTGGCCGCAAGGTCGCCACATCGAACCTCCCGGGCCTCTTTGACGGCGCACAGGTCGAGGTAAAGGACTAGACGATGCGGATATACGAGATATGCATAAAAAGGCCGGTCTTCGCCACCATGCTCATATTGAGCCTGGTGGTCATGGGGCTCGCCTCTTACCGCGACCTCGGGCTCGACCTATTCCCCAAGGTCGAGCTCCCGACGGTTACTGTCACGACCAGGCTCGAAGGAGCTAGCCCCGAGGAGATAGAGAGCCAGATAACCAAGCCCATCGAGGAGGCCGTAAACACGATAAGCGGCATGGACGAGCTCCGCTCGACGACCATAGAAGGGCAGTCTCAGGTCTTCGCGACGTTTATTCTGGAGAAGGACGTCGACACAGCGGCGAACGAGGTGAGGGACAGGGTCTCAGGCATGCTGTCGCAGCTCCCGCCGGGGACCGAGCCGCCGGTAATAGAAAAGTTCGACCCGGATTCGGCCCCCATAATCTCGATCGTGGTATCCGGGCAGCGTTCCGCCAGGGAGGTCACCGAGATAGCGGACAAGAGGATAAAGCGCCAGCTCGAGTCCGTAAAGAACGTCGGCGCCATAACCCTCGTAGGCGACAGGAGCCGCGAGATACAGATAGTAGTGGACCCGGACAGGCTCACGGCCTACGGCCTCTCCATATCCGAGGTGGGCGCGGCCATAAGGCGGCAGAACGTGGAGGTGCCAGGCGGCAGGCTCACCTGGGAGTCCACCGAGCAGGGCCTCAGGACGATGGGGCGTATGGCATCGGTCGGCGATTTCGAGGACCTCATAGTCGCCGACAGGAAGGGCGCGCCGGTCCGCATAAAGGACATCGCGCGAGTTCTCGACGCCGAAGAGGAGCCGAGGACCATTTCCAGGCTCGACGGCAAGAGCGCGGTATCGCTCCTCATACGCAAGCAGTCCGGGACAAACACCGTCGAGGTCATAGACAGGGTAAAGGAAAAGATACAGGAGATAGAGGCGGCCCTGCCGGCGGACATCGAGATGCAGGTCGTCATAGACCAGTCCAGGTTCATCAAGAAGGCCATAAGCCAGGTCGAGGAGCACCTGGTGCTCGGCGGACTGCTGGCGAGCGTCATCATACTCATATTCATCCGCAACTGGCGGGCCGCGCTCATCGCCGCCATTGCCATACCGGCCTCGCTCATATCCACCTTCACTATAATGAAGTACTTCGGGTTCACTCTAAACAACATGACCCTACTTGCATTGACGGTCTGCACCGGCATCGTGATAGACGACGCCATAATCGTGCTTGAGAACATATTCAGGCACATGGAGGAGGAAAGGAAGCCCCCCTTCCAGGCGGCGATCGAGGGCACTCGCGAGATAGTCCTCCCGGTCATGGCCACGACCCTTTCGCTTGTAGTCATATTCCTCCCCATCGCGTTCATGCAGGGGACCGTGGGGCTCTTCTGGAAGAGCTTCGGCTTGACCGCCGCCTTCGCCATCATGATTTCGCTCCTTGTGGCCCTGACCCTAACTCCCATGCTCTCGTCGAGGTTCCTCAGGGTCAACGAGGGCAAGGCCGCGTCGAGGGACTCTAAGCTCTACTCCATGATGGAGGGGGCATATTTGAGGCTCCTCGCCTGGTGCCTCGGGCACAGGGCCGTGGTCATGGTCACGGCCCTCGCCATACTCGTGTCGATCGTGCCGTTATCCAAGCTCTCCAACTTCGAGTTCCTCGCCGAGGACGACATGAGCGAGTTCGAGGTCATAGTCGAGACGCCGCCCGGCTCGTCGCTCGATAGGAGCTCCGAGATTCTCGCCGGCGTCGAGAAGAGGATCCGGGCCATACCGGAGGTCGAGCATACGTTCACGACCATCGGAGTGCGCGGGCAGTACCGGACGAACGTAACCGATTCCTCTATCTACGTGGGCCTCAAGCCTCTCGAGGCAAGGGAGCGCAGCCAGAAGGAGCTGATGCAGGAAGCAAGGCGCGCTCTCGGCGATATCGACGGGCTCAGGGTGAGCGTCCAGAACATAAACCTCGTCTCAGGAGGCGGTTTCAGGGCAACGCCATTCAACATGGTCCTCCGTGGCCCGGAGCTCGACAAGCTCGACGAATACTCGGGAGAGATAATCAACCGGCTCAAGGCCATTCCGGGTTTCGTGGACACGGACACGGGGCAGGCGCTCAAGCACCCGGAGCTCCAGGTGCACATAGACAGGCAGAAGGCCTCTGACCTGGGCGTGAGCGTGGAGGCGGTGGCAATGAGCCTGAGGACCATGGTCGGCGGAGAAAAGGTCTCGCTTTTCAGGGAAAAGGACGAGCAATATAACGTGAGGCTCCGGATTGCGCCCGATAAGAGGAAGGACGCGGGTTCTATTTACTCCCTTACCGTCCCGGGCTCGGGCGGCATGCTGGTGAGCCTCGACAACGTCGCAGAACTGAGGCCCGGCTCAAGCCCCGGACAGATAGACCGTTACGCCCTTGGAAGGCAGATAACTATAATATCAAACCTCCATAACAAGCCGCTCGGCGAGGCGGTTACGGACGTCAACAGGGTAGTGAAGGAGATGAGGATGTCGCCCGAGTACGCGACCTCCTTTCTTGGCTTTGGGAAGCTCATGGCAGAGGCCTTCAAGAACTTCATGATAGCCTTCGTCCTCAGCATAATTTTCATCTACATGGTGCTCGCGGCCCAGTTCGAGAGCTTCACGCACCCTGTGAGCATCATGTCGTCCATCTTCCTGGCCATACCGTTCGGCATCCTGAGCCTCATTATCTCCGGAAGCACGGTGAACATCTACAGCGTCATGGGCATGTTCATCCTCATAGGCGTGGTCAAGAAGAACGGCATCCTGCAGGTCGACTACACCAATACCCTCCGGTCGCGAGGCATGGCCAAGTTCGAGGCGCAGATGCAGGCCAACAAGGTAAGGCTCCGCCCCATACTCATGACGACCCTTTCCATTGTCGCGGCCATGCTGCCCGTTACATTCGGCAAAGGCGACGGCTCCGCGGCCCGGGCTTCGATGGCAATCGTCATAGTCGGCGGGCAGATGCTCTCGCTTATAGTCACCCTTGTCGTCGTCCCGGTCGCATACTCGGTCTTCGACGACCTGAAAATCCCGGCATTCCTCCAGGCCGCAAGGCTCCCGTGGAGGAAGAGCCCTCAGAAGGCCTGATGCCGCCTTGACATCCTCCGGGCCGCGAGCGACACTCTATCAGGATGTTGAAAAAGTCCTTCCGCGGCTTGCCCGGAATTAATCCGTCCAGGCCTCACAAATCGCTCGACTCGGATTGCCTGGCAGGGAGTTTTTCAACACCTGATATAAGGCCGATTGAATGCGTTAATGCGGTCGCGGAGGAACGCTTCCATGAAGGTCCTTTTCGTCGGGGACGTCATGCTCGGGCGGCTCGTAAACCGTGAACTGGGAAGGAAAAGGCCCGAGTATCCCTGGGGCGACACGCTCCGTCTTCAAAAACGCGGACGCCCGCATAATAAACCTCGAATGTGTCTTATCCGACAGGGGCGAGCCCTGGTCTGCCACACCCAAGGCCTTCCATTTCAGGTCCGATTCAAGAAATATAAGCGTCCTGAAGGCAGCAGGCATAGACGCTGTCTCGATAGCCAACAACCATTCCCTCGACTACGGGTATGAAGCGCTCTATGACATGCTCCACGCGCTGGATGCGGCAGGCATAAGGCGCGCCGGCGCGGGCAGAAACCTCGACGAGGCCGCCGCACCCGCGTTTTTCGAGGTGAAGGGGAAAAGGTGCGCCCTTATCGCGTTCACGGATAACGAGCCCGAATGGGAGGCTGGGCCCGGGAGCCCGGGGGTATATCATGTCCCGGTGGACGTTGACGACAGCCGGGCAGCGGGGCTCTTTGAAAGGGTCGGGGACGCCAGTAAAAAGGCCGATTTCCTCGTGGTTTCTGCGCACTGGGGGCCGAACTGGGGCTACAGGCCGCGCCCGAACCACGTGCCTTTCGGCAGGAAGCTCCTGGAGAGCGGCGCCCACGTGGTATTCGGCCACTCCTGCCATGTCTTCCAGGGCATCGAATTCCATGACGAGGGCGCGCTCTTATACAGCTCGGGAAACTTCATCGACGACTACGCGGTCGACGAGGTCGAGCGGAACGACGAATCCTTCATCTTCACCGCTGATTTCGACGGGCGCGTGAGGTCGATTGACCTCCGGCCCACCGTCATAGACGAGTTCAGCGCGCATATGGCGGACTCGCCGAGGGCGGAGCTCATTGCAGCGAAGATGAAGAACCTCTGCTCTGAGATGGGGAGCAGGGTGGAGTGGGACGAGGAGAGGGCGGCTCTCCTTGTCACACCCCGGTAGCGCTTGTCTTTTCATGACGGAAATCATATAATTATGTGTGAAAAACTCTTAAAATAAATCCGAAGTTTGATAATAAGGAGGACTACATGCCAGAAATAACCGGCCATATGACAACCGGAGAGGTCACTACGAGATGGCCCTCGACTAAAGAGGTCTTCTCGAAACACTTCGGCACCGGCTGCTTCACCTGCCCGGCTTTCGGGAGCGAGCCCATCTCAATGGCCTGCGCAATGCACTCGACCGATGTGAATATGTTCGTATCCGAGCTCATCGAGGCTGCAAAAAAGGACGAGGCCAAGGTATAGGTCTTTTAACTATCCGAACGACCAATCCGGGGCGGCAATCATATGCCGCCCCTTTTTTTGTCAAGCCGTGTAAGCGGTTTTCCTCAGAATCCTCAATCGACGGTTCTGCTCCATTAACTACTGACACTTTATCTGTCAAAAAATACCCG encodes the following:
- a CDS encoding TolC family protein, giving the protein MTLEEARRLAIENHERVGIAGEGVEQARADLRKATSRILPNITAEGSYTRYTEEKGTDSFIIQPRESTSAELRLTQPLYSGGREWATRRQARLQIRSRVEGVEGAREDIARETSYHYYGVLKAEKDVEIKSAALRRAEERLEVAKARLRVGDVTRSAVLRAEAERAGAEAELIRSRNGLLNAMALLKRVTGLEGVSLKVVEPERLPAEERSASALVDIALSERTDYSQRLLEERAAGEGITIARAGFKPSLRLEGLLLWREQEPATTFFQEDSASATLRLTYPLFEGFLRKAELSEARSRLREAELRRLGLRRDIEVQIAESLNNIKAIEALTESFRRQLAFAEEDYKMVFEQFRFGVATTLDVIDSENTLVTAQSSLANAVYDLELAKTDLQYLTGTLVGERH
- a CDS encoding efflux RND transporter permease subunit, translated to MRIYEICIKRPVFATMLILSLVVMGLASYRDLGLDLFPKVELPTVTVTTRLEGASPEEIESQITKPIEEAVNTISGMDELRSTTIEGQSQVFATFILEKDVDTAANEVRDRVSGMLSQLPPGTEPPVIEKFDPDSAPIISIVVSGQRSAREVTEIADKRIKRQLESVKNVGAITLVGDRSREIQIVVDPDRLTAYGLSISEVGAAIRRQNVEVPGGRLTWESTEQGLRTMGRMASVGDFEDLIVADRKGAPVRIKDIARVLDAEEEPRTISRLDGKSAVSLLIRKQSGTNTVEVIDRVKEKIQEIEAALPADIEMQVVIDQSRFIKKAISQVEEHLVLGGLLASVIILIFIRNWRAALIAAIAIPASLISTFTIMKYFGFTLNNMTLLALTVCTGIVIDDAIIVLENIFRHMEEERKPPFQAAIEGTREIVLPVMATTLSLVVIFLPIAFMQGTVGLFWKSFGLTAAFAIMISLLVALTLTPMLSSRFLRVNEGKAASRDSKLYSMMEGAYLRLLAWCLGHRAVVMVTALAILVSIVPLSKLSNFEFLAEDDMSEFEVIVETPPGSSLDRSSEILAGVEKRIRAIPEVEHTFTTIGVRGQYRTNVTDSSIYVGLKPLEARERSQKELMQEARRALGDIDGLRVSVQNINLVSGGGFRATPFNMVLRGPELDKLDEYSGEIINRLKAIPGFVDTDTGQALKHPELQVHIDRQKASDLGVSVEAVAMSLRTMVGGEKVSLFREKDEQYNVRLRIAPDKRKDAGSIYSLTVPGSGGMLVSLDNVAELRPGSSPGQIDRYALGRQITIISNLHNKPLGEAVTDVNRVVKEMRMSPEYATSFLGFGKLMAEAFKNFMIAFVLSIIFIYMVLAAQFESFTHPVSIMSSIFLAIPFGILSLIISGSTVNIYSVMGMFILIGVVKKNGILQVDYTNTLRSRGMAKFEAQMQANKVRLRPILMTTLSIVAAMLPVTFGKGDGSAARASMAIVIVGGQMLSLIVTLVVVPVAYSVFDDLKIPAFLQAARLPWRKSPQKA
- a CDS encoding DUF1858 domain-containing protein; the protein is MPEITGHMTTGEVTTRWPSTKEVFSKHFGTGCFTCPAFGSEPISMACAMHSTDVNMFVSELIEAAKKDEAKV
- a CDS encoding efflux RND transporter periplasmic adaptor subunit, whose translation is MSFRLRFFVITAAIAVFSLQGCSGKEAPKGQAPDGPQKKAEAVKISSGMIEARTIERTVEATGTLSGWDETVVSAEAPGKVVEIRADLGDRVRKGDILAILDRTEAALILDQARAAHETSLKALLREQARLEEARTNHGRYEELFKREMVSAAQYDDMRTRLDVASAQFHQAGAASEEASARLRLAEKRLADTSIRTPMDGEVAKRAISEGEYINDKAEAFTIVSTGTLKFRGTVSETSAPMVKPGQTVRVSVEAYRDRAFNGKVTRVSPSVDAKTRTLEVEASLPNPGGELKPGFFARAIISTGRESGVAFAPEGAVYSFIGVNKVFLVEDGKALERTVTIGTEDNGMVEIKGQDIAPGRKVATSNLPGLFDGAQVEVKD